In Trifolium pratense cultivar HEN17-A07 linkage group LG7, ARS_RC_1.1, whole genome shotgun sequence, a genomic segment contains:
- the LOC123898160 gene encoding protein POLLEN DEFECTIVE IN GUIDANCE 1-like, which yields MAFRTGNTKLSFEVLRRTSNVEQDSLLHRSKSDPITQTDRKKRKHKKKKKHLDPVDSIADSSDPSHKIELPLQNGCNGFELDAMRYCGNGGSVVCEEATEASLCAVTAAPETGASFPTSVRGGVEGFNFGKLRQRNVSFGSSDDFVASVVGDDGGIGKEDDGVKTSPAVEKPKNEPDRIVLTKSETVESVDWKRIMEEDPNYVFTVDKSPVAYFLEEMYNGNSLRSTTTLGNEIEREKVYDTIFRLPWRCELLIDVGFFVCFDSFLSLLTIMPTRILMTIWRILKTRQFKRLSTMELSDFGCFIIMICGVVLLQRTDISLIYHMIRGQGTIKLYVVYNVLEIFDKLCQSFNGDVLQTSFHSAEGLASCPPENLRFWLWRFVCDQALAVVASIVHSFILLAQAITLSTCIVAHNNALLALLVSNNFAEIKSNVFKRYSKDNVQSLVYFDSVERFHISAFILFVLAQNILEAEGPWFESFLINILLVYVCEMIIDIIKHSFIAKFNDIKPIAYSEFLEDLCKQTLNLQTEGVKKNLTFVPLAPACVVIRVLTPVYGANLPQNPLPWRIFWMLLFSTMTYVMLTSLKVLMGMGLQKHATWYINRCRRRKHHLHAD from the exons ATGGCGTTTAGAACCGGCAACACAAAACTCTCCTTCGAGGTTCTCCGACGAACTTCAAACGTCGAACAAGATTCTCTCCTCCACCGTTCCAAATCGGATCCAATAACTCAAACCGATCGTAAGAAACGTAAGcacaagaagaaaaagaagcatcTCGATCCCGTTGATTCAATCGCCGATTCCAGCGATCCAAGCCACAAGATTGAATTGCCGCTCCAAAATGGATGTAACGGTTTCGAGCTTGATGCCATGAGGTATTGCGGTAATGGAGGAAGCGTTGTATGTGAGGAAGCGACTGAAGCGAGCCTTTGTGCTGTTACTGCGGCGCCGGAAACCGGTGCTTCTTTTCCGACGAGTGTTCGTGGTGGTGTGGAAGGGTTTAACTTCGGTAAATTGAGACAGAGGAATGTGAGTTTTGGAAGTTCTGATGATTTTGTTGCTTCTGTCGTGGGCGATGACGGTGGGATTGGGAAGGAGGACGATGGTGTGAAAACGAGTCCGGCGGTGGAGAAGCCAAAAAACGAGCCTGACAGAATTGTTCTTACGAAATCCGAAACCGTGGAATCTGTTGACTGGAAGCGGATAATGGAAGAAGATCCCAATT ATGTGTTCACAGTAGATAAGTCACCTGTAGCATACTTCTTGGAGGAAATGTACAATGGAAATTCTTTACGAAGCACAACTACTCTCGGCAATGAAATAGAACGAGAGAAAGTTTATGACACTATCTTCCGCTTGCCATGGAGATGCGAATTG CTTATAGATGTTGGCTTCTTTGTCTGCTTCGattcatttctttcattattaacCATTATGCCAACGAGGATCTTGATGACCATTTGGAGGATTCTAAAGACAAG ACAGTTCAAGAGGCTCTCTACAATGGAGTTGTCAGATTTTGgttgttttattattatgatCTGTGGGGTTGTTCTTTTGCAGAGAACAG ATATCAGCTTAATATATCATATGATCCGGGGTCAAGGAACAATAAAATTGTATGTGGTCTACAATGTTTTAGAG ATATTTGATAAATTGTGTCAAAGTTTTAACGGGGATGTGTTGCAAACATCATTTCATTCTGCTGAAGGACTTGCAAGTTGCCCCCCAGAAAATTTGAGATTCTGGCTTTGGAGATTTGTTTGTGACCAAGCTTTAGCTGTGGTAGCTTCAA TTGTTCATTCTTTTATCTTATTAGCTCAGGCAATCACTTTATCCACTTGTATAGTTGCTCACAACAACGCATTGTTAGCTTTGCTGGTGTCAAATAATTTTGCTGAGATTAAAAGCAATGTGTTTAAGAGGTACAGCAAGGATAATGTTCAAAGTTTGGTTTACTTCG ATTCTGTGGAGAGATTTCACATTTCAGCATTTATCTTATTCGTCTTGGCTCAGAATATTCTTGAGGCAGAGGGCCCCTGGTTTGAAAGCTTTCTTATT AATATCCTCTTGGTGTATGTATGTGAAATGATTATTGATATTATCAAACATTCATTCATTGCTAAATTCAATGACATTAAGCCCATTGCATATTCTGAGTTCCTTGAAGACCTATGTAAACAG ACTCTAAATTTGCAGACCGAGGGTGTAAAGAAAAACCTAACTTTTGTCCCCCTTGCTCCGGCGTGTGTG GTTATTCGAGTGCTAACCCCAGTATATGGTGCGAACCTTCCTCAAAATCCTCTTCCATGGAGAATTTTCTGGATGCTGCTTTTTTCAACGATGACCTATGTTATGCTCACAAGCCTCAAGGTTCTCATGGGCATGGGACTTCAGAAACATGCCACTTGGTATATCAATCGTTGCCGGAGGAGGAAACACCACCTTCATGCAGATTAG
- the LOC123898161 gene encoding phenylacetaldehyde oxime monooxygenase CYP71AN24-like, which produces MLEGKMFQYLPSSFMKQVSHDLNTALFTFLSLFISILLVFKFTRINKINLPPSPPRLPIIGNYLQLGTLPHRSFQSLSQKYGPLMLLHLGQLRVLVVSSVDMAKEVMQTHDTVFASRPCLTSTKALLYGCKDIAFACYGDTWRQKKKLCVIELLSQKRVQSVQFIREEEAVALVDKIRKVTSSSDGCCTVNLSEMLLATANNIISRCIFGKKYDVDGCRFGELGRKIMTQVSDFSIGDLFPLFGWVDVLIGQIKKFKATFEEMNDFFDGVIVEHKMSRRDPNMKDFLDILLQLQNDGLSEFDLTQNDLKALLMDMFLGGSDTTSTTVEWAMAELAKNPAIMKKAREEVRRIVGNKSKIEDSDIDQLDYLKCVIKETLRMHPAAPLLAPRETTSSVKLRGYDIPDKTLVYVNAWAIQRDPEFWERPEEFLPERFENNKVNFNGQDFQFIPFGSGRRKCPGMAFGLASTEYMVANLLYWFDWKIPTNGASLQDIEMTEKFGITVNKKVPLCLQPIPYNNFVE; this is translated from the exons ATGTTGGAAGGAAAGATGTTTCAATATCTACCATCATCATTTATGAAGCAAGTGTCGCACGACCTAAACACTGCCCTTTTCACGTTTCTTTCTTTATTCATCAGCATACTGCTGGTGTTCAAGTTCACaagaataaacaaaataaatctaCCACCATCCCCACCAAGATTGCCAATAATTGGCAATTACCTTCAACTAGGAACACTTCCTCATCGCTCTTTTCAATCCCTCTCACAAAAGTATGGTCCTCTAATGCTGTTACATCTTGGTCAGCTTCGTGTGTTGGTGGTTTCCTCAGTAGATATGGCTAAGGAAGTCATGCAAACACATGACACGGTTTTTGCCAGCCGACCATGTCTGACATCAACAAAAGCCTTACTCTACGGATGTAAGGACATAGCATTTGCATGTTATGGTGATACATGGAGGCAGAAAAAGAAACTGTGTGTGATTGAATTGTTGAGTCAGAAAAGGGTTCAATCAGTGCAGTTTATCAGAGAAGAGGAAGCCGTGGCATTGGTTGATAAAATCCGTAAAGTGACGAGTTCGAGTGATGGTTGTTGCACTGTGAACCTTAGTGAGATGCTGCTTGCAACTGCAAATAACATAATCAGTAGGTGTATATTTGGAAAGAAGTATGATGTTGATGGTTGCAGATTCGGAGAGCTTGGCAGGAAGATAATGACTCAAGTTTCAGATTTTAGTATTGGAGATTTGTTTCCTTTATTTGGTTGGGTTGATGTTCTCATTGggcaaattaaaaaatttaaggctacttttgaagaaatGAATGATTTCTTTGATGGTGTAATTGTAGAGCATAAAATGTCTAGGAGGGACCCCAACATGAAAGATTTCCTCGACATTCTGCTTCAACTTCAGAATGATGGTCTTTCAGAGTTCGACCTTACACAAAATGACTTAAAAGCACTCTTAATG GACATGTTTTTAGGAGGAAGTGACACAACTTCTACAACAGTAGAGTGGGCTATGGCAGAGCTCGCAAAAAATCCAGCCATAATGAAGAAAGCACGGGAGGAGGTAAGGAGAATCGTAGgcaataaatcaaaaatagaGGACAGTGATATCGATCAACTGGACTACTTGAAATGTGTGATCAAAGAAACTTTGAGGATGCATCCAGCTGCTCCTCTTTTGGCTCCTAGAGAAACAACATCCAGTGTTAAACTCAGAGGGTATGATATTCCTGATAAAACTTTGGTATATGTCAACGCATGGGCAATCCAGAGAGACCCTGAATTTTGGGAAAGGCCAGAAGAATTTCTACCTGAGAGATTTGAGAACAACAAGGTTAATTTCAATGGTCAAGACTTTCAATTTATCCCGTTTGGTTCTGGGAGAAGAAAATGCCCTGGTATGGCGTTTGGGCTTGCTTCAACCGAGTATATGGTGGCTAATCTTTTGTATTGGTTTGACTGGAAGATACCTACAAATGGTGCATCTCTTCAAGACATAGAAATGACTGAGAAATTTGGGATCACTGTCAACAAGAAAGTTCCTCTGTGTCTCCAACCAATACCATACAATAATTTCGTAGAATAA
- the LOC123898128 gene encoding uncharacterized protein LOC123898128 → MASKKQLSTNNGNSRTLSWTRAMDDALVDAFMHEFENGNKVNGTFTSTAYDHITAEISALFGEKIDRVKIKNRWKTLKKNFTEYYDIFKGGMSGFSMNPTTQLWDAEPEVWDALIASKPKAAYWRNVPLPNYEKMVTLYGPNRADGDESGTLKETRKQSSSVIDEDFVETIQDIDGHVAQNEVNLEGFDAPHFDFTVPETQSSDPSPIASGSKKKKLKVAKNKESNNEMIEMKESMNMVAEALREGNEIMRERQKYDLPPISGQETWNLIEGCGCEAASLPEIYCAVMNDVNKLRMILQCPLEARKAVIMQLVFGSSD, encoded by the exons ATGGCATCGAAAAAGCAATTATCAACCAACAATGGTAACTCTAGGACTTTGAGTTGGACTAGAGCCATGGACGATGCTCTTGTTGATGCTTTCATGCATGAATTTGAAAATGGTAACAAAGTTAATGGTACCTTCACATCAACAGCATATGACCATATTACAGCTGAAATCAGTGCATTATTTGGGGAAAAAATTGATAGGGTGAAGATAAAAAACCGTTGgaaaactttgaaaaaaaacttCACCGAATATTACGACATTTTTAAAGGTGGTATGAGTGGATTTTCCATGAATCCAACTACACAATTATGGGATGCTGAGCCAGAAGTTTGGGATGCTCTAATTGCG tcaaaaccaaaagcggCATATTGGAGAAATGTTCCACTTCCAAATTATGAGAAGATGGTGACACTTTATGGACCCAACCGAGCTGATGGCGATGAATCTGGGACTTTAAAGGAGACAAGAAAACAAAGTTCATCGGTCATCGATGAAGACTTTGTAGAAACTATTCAAGACATTGATGGTCATGTTGCTCAAAATGAGGTGAATTTGGAGGGTTTTGATGCTCCTCATTTTGATTTTACTGTACCTGAAACACAATCATCAGACCCTTCTCCTATAGCAAGTGGTagtaaaaagaagaaattgaaagtGGCTAAGAATAAAGAGTCaaacaatgaaatgattgaaatGAAAGAGTCAATGAATATGGTTGCTGAGGCACTACGAGAAGGAAATGAAATAATGAGAGAACGTCAAAAATATGATCTGCCTCCAATTTCTGGTCAAGAAACATGGAATTTAATAGAGGGTTGCGGGTGTGAGGCAGCGTCATTGCCTGAGATATATTGTGCTGTCATGAACGATGTTAACAAGCTTAGAATGATTCTCCAATGTCCACTTGAAGCACGCAAAGCTGTGATAATGCAACTGGTCTTTGGTTCATCTGATTAA
- the LOC123896180 gene encoding uncharacterized protein LOC123896180: MDHQDREIVINRWFDLRRRAVAQLMCAIVYLYVRMSRKRKLSYSMSSERERVREEIMYRISNCETSRNLLRMSPQTFLRLCDMLEREGGLQATRWSSVEEQVAKTIYILTHNVKNREVKFWFRRSGETISRHFHQVLKAILELEEKFIVQPDGSTVPLEISSSSRFYPYFKDCVGAIDGTHIRVKVSAKDAPRYRGRKDYPTQNVLAACTFDLKFTYVLAGWEGSASDSRIIKNALTREDKLKIPQGKYYLVDAGFMLTSGLITPYRGVRYHLKEYSAKNPPQNYKELFNLRHASLRNAIERAFGVLKKRFEIISNSTEPNYGVKAQKLIIFACCILHNYLMSADPDEDLIAEVDAELANQNLSQENHQPSTSDRDEVALGGVIKNSVAHEIWLNYENKVFA, translated from the exons atGGATCATCAGGATCGAGAAATTGTTATTAATAGATGGTTTGATCTGCGTCGTAGAGCTGTAGCTCAACTTATGTGTGCAATTGTTTACCTTTATGTTCGGATGTCTCGTAAGAGAAAATTAAGTTATAGCATGAGCTCTGAGAGAGAAAGGGTGCGTGAAGAAATAATGTATCGAATTAGTAATTGTGAAACTAGTAGAAATCTATTGAGAATGAGCCCTCAAACTTTTTTAAGGCTATGTGATATGTTAGAAAGAGAGGGGGGTTTACAGGCTACACGATGGTCAAGCGTGGAAGAACAAGTTGCAAAAACAATTTACATATTAACCCATAATGTTAAAAATCGTGAAGTCAAATTTTGGTTTCGGCGTTCGGGCGAGACAATTAGTCGTCATTTCCATCAAGTTTTAAAAGCTATTCTTGAATTGGAAGAAAAATTTATTGTACAACCTGATGGCTCAACGGTCCCTCTGGAAATTTCTAGTAGCTCTAGATTCTACCCATATTTTAAG GATTGTGTTGGTGCTATAGATGGAACACATATACGAGTCAAAGTATCTGCAAAAGATGCCCCTCGATATCGTGGTAGGAAAGACTATCCAACACAAAATGTTTTAGCAGCGTGTACTTTTGATTTAAAGTTCACTTATGTTCTCGCGGGATGGGAAGGTTCTGCCTCTGACTCGAGAATAATAAAGAATGCACTAACACGAGAAGATAAACTTAAAATTCCTCAAG GAAAATATTATCTTGTTGATGCTGGCTTCATGCTGACAAGTGGACTTATTACACCTTATAGAGGAGTTCGGTATCACTTGAAAGAATATTCGGCAAAAAATCCACCCCAAAATTACAAAGAATTGTTTAATCTCCGACATGCATCTTTACGCAATGCAATTGAAAGAGCTTTCGGTGTATTGAAAAAAAGATTTGAGATTATATCTAATTCAACAGAGCCCAATTATGGAGTCAAAGCtcaaaaattaatcatttttgcATGTTGTATTCTTCACAATTATCTAATGAGCGCAGACCCAGATGAAGACCTTATAGCTGAAGTAGATGCTGAACTTGCAAATCAAAATCTATCTCAAGAAAATCATCAACCTTCAACAAGTGATAGGGACGAAGTTGCTTTGGGCGGGGTTATAAAAAATAGTGTAGCACATGAAATTTGgttaaattatgaaaataaagtTTTTGCCTAA